Proteins from a genomic interval of Clostridium sp. AN503:
- a CDS encoding DUF5716 family protein, whose protein sequence is MDGLVVGIDLCDEYTQINCAEEEKTWMIPTVICKNKTADEWYVGEEAYAHTLTGDGIIVDKLVKLVLKEGTATLGDIRYEGKTLLKLFLERALEMPQQQYGKLAVRQLVFTVRRLEPKLIEELYNCAEQLEIPRERVHVISHPESFTYYILSQKKEIWNGAVGMFDLSAERLRYYEMKVQRGMKKTTAVAEYEDLEEGFNLDILKTPSGAKLADKILCSCGERMMQKKVYSSVFLTGKGFESRDWAEEFMKLLCTKRRVYMEPFVFAKGAAYCAQDCLQPKTSYPYTMICEGRLKSTISMNVMHKGQETSVVVAAAGENWYEKAAVIDVIPDRQDSVDFVVTPLDIKKQKLVSIPLEGFPKRPDRTTKVRIEVSFLDERTMDVRLKDKGFGELFPASEVQIRQEVML, encoded by the coding sequence ATGGATGGACTTGTTGTCGGCATAGATTTGTGCGACGAGTATACACAGATTAACTGTGCGGAGGAAGAAAAAACATGGATGATCCCCACGGTGATCTGCAAAAATAAAACCGCAGATGAGTGGTATGTGGGCGAGGAGGCTTATGCCCATACCTTAACGGGCGATGGGATCATTGTGGACAAGCTGGTGAAGCTGGTCTTAAAAGAAGGGACCGCCACGCTGGGAGATATCAGGTATGAGGGGAAAACGCTGTTAAAACTGTTTTTGGAGCGTGCCCTTGAGATGCCGCAGCAGCAGTATGGCAAGCTTGCTGTGCGTCAGCTGGTGTTCACGGTGCGCAGGCTGGAGCCGAAGCTGATCGAGGAGTTGTATAACTGTGCAGAGCAGTTGGAGATACCAAGGGAAAGGGTGCATGTGATCAGCCACCCGGAAAGCTTCACCTACTATATCCTGAGCCAGAAAAAGGAGATCTGGAACGGCGCAGTGGGCATGTTTGACTTGTCCGCCGAGAGGCTGCGCTATTATGAGATGAAAGTGCAGCGCGGGATGAAGAAAACCACGGCAGTTGCGGAGTATGAGGATCTGGAGGAGGGGTTTAACCTGGATATCTTAAAGACCCCCTCCGGAGCTAAGCTGGCGGATAAGATCCTCTGTTCCTGTGGGGAACGGATGATGCAGAAAAAGGTGTATTCTTCTGTGTTCCTGACCGGAAAAGGGTTTGAGAGCCGGGACTGGGCAGAGGAGTTTATGAAACTATTGTGTACCAAACGGCGGGTTTATATGGAGCCGTTTGTATTTGCCAAAGGCGCGGCATACTGCGCCCAGGATTGTCTTCAGCCAAAGACATCCTATCCATATACCATGATCTGCGAAGGGCGGCTCAAATCCACGATCTCCATGAATGTGATGCACAAAGGGCAGGAGACTTCCGTTGTGGTCGCTGCGGCAGGAGAGAACTGGTATGAGAAGGCAGCGGTCATTGACGTGATACCGGACAGGCAGGACAGTGTGGATTTTGTAGTGACGCCGCTGGATATAAAGAAACAGAAGCTGGTCTCCATACCCCTGGAGGGATTCCCGAAGCGTCCGGACCGCACGACAAAAGTGCGGATCGAGGTGTCCTTTTTAGATGAGAGGACCATGGATGTGAGGCTGAAGGACAAAGGATTTGGAGAACTGTTCCCGGCTTCGGAAGTACAGATCAGACAAGAGGTTATGCTATGA
- a CDS encoding DUF5717 family protein: MRERINRLARGIVDADVPELRLTPESVELTVQAGEVTIKELSVSDAQGRFIKGLVYSSNIRVRIHNNAFGGSRNRITYEVDSRHLSQGDVIEGAFYLVTNGGEKKVPYSFSIELGVSGKTLEALKTPQDFAKLVQRDQELALRLFEYQDFVEAPFMRELSVRVLYDGLKGRPNRLNQLEEFLVALRVKEPVELRIDRTLKQYENLAKPVQEVLEVRSSTWGYVQFELSADGDFLELPKKSFSSQDFREGVCQVSYIVNPGRLHRGKNLGALLVSTVRDSYSVPVEVQADSTGKEQSGRTWQQDMGQYLVLRLEYEVGLYEDRLLINQMRQELERMRKQYGETVEGSLRLAELCMFDREKERAIVILEGCRDEVMRQRQDKKELYCFYQYLLCQVQKRDGQRENLLRTVKKYLAEEPGNTGLYMLRLKLEPSMGENPAELLEEMRVMYQQGCHSPFLYAQAFKLYERNPLLLKKMGDYEVQVMMFAVKHDMVERELALRLAELAGAVRHYRSLYRRLLVSLYEKYPEKALLGAVCCILIKGDCRGREYFPWYQKGLEAGVSLTRLYEYFLYSLPGDYPYLLPKEVLLYFSYEKSMDDYSRSVLYTNILKYMKPEAALYRQYERDIEQFTMEQLLKSRINRRFVVLYQHMIYKEMIDEQVAKVLPSILKSYRVRVDNPNIRYVIVCYREMEGEDAFPVKDGVAYVPLFSEHPVILFQDDYGNRYSNISCRRLPAMEKPGLEELEERCYEIYPNHPMLRLQECAQIVEAGISGEADMMTLKRASVDLKLHPLFRRQVLGCMIEYYRKRLESDEPAVVDDVDYLMDLDLDKLSREERAGVCETLIQQEYIREAYDVVRVYGCEGIRGARLLKLCTRMILNRLFDEDDTLLQLSCSLFSEGRYDSVVLDYLCEHFNGATKQMYKILNQGVREHVELYDMPERLLAQMMFTGETDWMDQVFDWYAAGKKTSDNVVKAYFTMKSADYFLRGKDTGDRVFAYLEGAVHGTEDKSRIPTIYLLALTLYYSTLKTLDEERKALCSNMVDLLLEEGRVFAYFHDLGRLIEMPDSIMDKVTVEYRAARDSKPELQVRVLPEDEEYYFEELKKVYPGIFVRQKVLFEGEILEYRIYEISGEKRVLVKESSISCDTQKSGSDGSRFAALNEMGLCLSLKEEQALKEKLQKYLTDNAVMEELFGLM, from the coding sequence ATGAGAGAAAGAATTAATCGGCTGGCCAGGGGGATCGTGGACGCAGATGTCCCGGAGCTTAGGCTCACCCCGGAGTCAGTTGAGTTGACGGTGCAGGCCGGAGAAGTTACAATAAAAGAATTGTCTGTTTCAGATGCGCAGGGCAGGTTTATAAAAGGGCTGGTATATTCTTCCAATATACGCGTCCGCATTCACAACAATGCATTTGGAGGCAGCCGCAACCGTATTACTTACGAGGTGGACAGCAGGCATCTGTCCCAGGGAGATGTGATTGAGGGAGCGTTTTATCTTGTTACCAATGGCGGCGAGAAGAAGGTTCCCTATTCTTTTTCCATAGAATTGGGCGTGTCGGGGAAGACGCTTGAAGCGCTTAAGACCCCGCAGGATTTTGCAAAACTGGTGCAGCGGGACCAGGAACTGGCGCTGCGTCTTTTTGAATATCAGGATTTTGTGGAAGCTCCGTTTATGCGGGAGCTTTCTGTTCGTGTGCTGTACGATGGCTTAAAGGGGCGGCCGAACCGGCTGAATCAGCTGGAGGAGTTTCTGGTGGCGCTCCGGGTCAAGGAGCCGGTGGAGCTTCGGATTGACAGGACGCTCAAGCAGTACGAGAATCTTGCAAAACCGGTACAGGAGGTGCTGGAGGTCCGCAGCAGTACCTGGGGGTATGTGCAGTTTGAGCTGAGTGCGGACGGAGATTTTCTGGAGCTTCCGAAAAAGAGCTTCAGCAGCCAGGACTTCAGGGAAGGCGTCTGTCAGGTCTCCTACATCGTGAATCCGGGGCGTCTGCACCGGGGAAAGAACCTGGGAGCGCTTTTAGTGTCTACGGTGAGGGATTCTTACTCTGTTCCGGTGGAGGTCCAGGCGGACAGCACAGGGAAGGAGCAGTCCGGCCGTACCTGGCAGCAGGATATGGGACAGTATCTTGTGCTCCGTCTGGAGTATGAGGTCGGCCTTTATGAGGACCGCCTTCTGATCAACCAGATGCGGCAGGAGCTGGAGCGGATGCGCAAGCAGTACGGCGAGACCGTGGAAGGCTCCTTAAGGCTGGCGGAGCTGTGCATGTTTGACAGGGAGAAGGAGCGGGCTATTGTCATCCTGGAGGGATGCCGGGATGAGGTGATGCGCCAGAGGCAGGACAAAAAGGAGCTGTACTGCTTTTATCAATACCTGCTCTGCCAGGTCCAGAAACGGGACGGGCAGAGGGAAAACCTGCTCCGCACAGTGAAAAAGTATCTGGCGGAGGAACCGGGCAATACCGGGCTGTATATGCTGCGGCTGAAGCTGGAACCCAGCATGGGTGAAAATCCTGCGGAGCTTTTGGAGGAGATGCGGGTTATGTACCAGCAGGGCTGTCACAGTCCGTTCCTCTATGCCCAGGCATTCAAGCTGTATGAGCGGAATCCGCTGCTTTTGAAGAAGATGGGGGACTACGAGGTCCAGGTGATGATGTTTGCCGTCAAGCACGATATGGTGGAGCGGGAGCTGGCGCTCCGTCTGGCGGAACTGGCCGGCGCGGTCAGACATTACCGCAGTCTCTACCGCCGTCTGTTAGTCAGCCTGTATGAGAAATATCCGGAGAAAGCGCTTCTGGGGGCTGTCTGCTGCATTCTGATCAAGGGAGACTGCCGGGGACGGGAGTATTTCCCGTGGTATCAGAAGGGGCTGGAAGCAGGGGTAAGCCTGACACGGCTCTATGAGTATTTTTTGTATTCTCTGCCGGGGGATTATCCATATCTGCTGCCGAAAGAGGTACTTCTATACTTTTCTTATGAAAAGTCCATGGATGATTACAGCCGTTCGGTCCTGTATACGAATATCTTAAAGTACATGAAGCCGGAAGCCGCCCTGTACAGGCAGTATGAACGGGATATTGAGCAGTTTACCATGGAGCAGCTTTTAAAGTCCCGGATCAACCGCAGGTTTGTGGTGCTTTACCAGCACATGATCTATAAAGAGATGATCGACGAGCAGGTGGCGAAGGTCCTGCCGTCCATATTAAAATCCTACCGGGTCCGGGTGGACAACCCCAATATCCGGTATGTGATCGTATGCTACCGGGAGATGGAAGGGGAAGACGCCTTCCCGGTAAAGGATGGCGTAGCTTATGTCCCACTGTTTTCCGAGCATCCGGTGATCCTGTTCCAGGATGATTACGGGAACCGTTACTCCAATATTTCCTGCCGCAGGCTGCCGGCCATGGAAAAGCCGGGGCTGGAGGAGTTGGAGGAGCGGTGCTATGAGATCTATCCGAACCACCCCATGCTCCGGCTTCAGGAATGTGCGCAGATCGTGGAAGCGGGAATCTCCGGAGAGGCAGACATGATGACCTTAAAGCGCGCTTCGGTGGATTTAAAGCTGCACCCGCTGTTTCGCAGGCAGGTGCTTGGCTGCATGATCGAGTACTACCGCAAACGGTTGGAGTCGGATGAGCCTGCGGTGGTCGATGATGTGGATTATCTGATGGATCTGGACTTAGATAAGCTAAGCCGGGAGGAGCGTGCGGGGGTCTGCGAGACCCTGATCCAGCAGGAGTACATCCGGGAAGCTTATGACGTGGTGAGGGTCTATGGTTGTGAGGGTATCCGTGGCGCGAGGCTCTTAAAGCTGTGTACACGGATGATCTTAAACCGGCTTTTTGATGAGGATGACACGCTTTTGCAGCTGTCCTGCAGCCTGTTTTCGGAAGGGCGGTATGACAGTGTAGTGCTGGATTATCTGTGCGAGCATTTTAACGGCGCTACAAAACAGATGTACAAGATCTTAAACCAGGGTGTGCGGGAACATGTAGAGCTTTACGACATGCCGGAACGGCTGTTGGCGCAGATGATGTTCACCGGGGAAACGGACTGGATGGACCAGGTGTTTGACTGGTATGCAGCCGGAAAGAAGACCAGCGATAACGTGGTGAAGGCGTATTTTACCATGAAGTCTGCTGATTATTTCCTGCGCGGGAAGGATACCGGCGACCGGGTATTTGCCTACCTGGAGGGCGCCGTCCACGGTACGGAGGATAAAAGCAGGATCCCGACGATCTATCTGCTGGCGCTCACACTGTATTACTCTACCTTGAAAACCCTGGACGAGGAGCGAAAAGCATTGTGCAGCAATATGGTAGACCTGCTTCTGGAGGAAGGGCGCGTGTTTGCCTATTTTCACGATCTGGGCCGGCTGATCGAGATGCCGGATTCGATCATGGATAAGGTGACGGTGGAGTACCGGGCGGCAAGGGATTCTAAGCCGGAGCTTCAGGTCCGGGTCCTGCCGGAGGACGAGGAATACTACTTCGAGGAACTTAAAAAGGTCTATCCGGGGATTTTCGTGCGTCAGAAGGTGCTGTTTGAGGGTGAGATCTTAGAGTACCGCATTTATGAGATCAGTGGGGAGAAGCGGGTCCTGGTGAAAGAGAGCAGCATTTCCTGCGACACGCAAAAGAGCGGAAGCGACGGGAGCCGGTTTGCCGCATTGAATGAGATGGGACTTTGCCTGTCGCTGAAAGAAGAGCAGGCACTGAAAGAAAAATTACAGAAATACTTGACTGACAACGCTGTGATGGAAGAATTGTTCGGACTGATGTAG
- a CDS encoding DUF4364 family protein: protein MLSEPMTLYKLMNLYMLKQVNFPLTNAQLTDFFLQHEYASYFTLQQALSELQESGLIRTESTHNSTRYVITREGEETLTFFGKNISPAIVEDMDNYLKENRFRMRNEVGVMADYYKSTTQDYVVHCEVREGKSTLIELDISVPDREQAETMCAHWKNCSQEVYAFVMKTLLSGEDAGL, encoded by the coding sequence ATGCTATCGGAACCAATGACGCTTTATAAGCTGATGAATCTTTATATGTTGAAACAGGTGAACTTTCCGCTGACCAATGCACAGCTCACGGACTTTTTCCTGCAGCACGAGTATGCCAGCTACTTCACCCTTCAGCAGGCGCTCAGCGAGCTTCAGGAATCCGGTCTGATCCGCACGGAATCCACCCACAACAGCACCCGCTATGTCATCACCCGGGAAGGAGAAGAGACCCTTACCTTTTTTGGCAAGAACATCTCCCCCGCCATCGTCGAGGACATGGACAACTATTTAAAGGAAAACCGGTTCCGCATGCGCAACGAGGTCGGCGTTATGGCGGATTACTATAAGTCGACCACCCAGGACTATGTGGTCCACTGTGAGGTCCGGGAAGGCAAAAGCACCCTGATCGAACTGGATATCTCCGTACCCGACAGAGAACAGGCCGAGACCATGTGCGCCCACTGGAAGAACTGCAGCCAGGAGGTGTATGCCTTTGTCATGAAAACGCTGCTTTCCGGGGAGGACGCGGGACTGTGA
- the galE gene encoding UDP-glucose 4-epimerase GalE, with translation MATILVTGGAGYIGSHTCVELLNAGYDVVVVDNLCNSCRESLRRVEEITGKTVTFYEVDLLDEPALERVFDNEKIDAVIHFAGLKAVGESVYKPLEYYHNNITGTLILCDVMRRHGVKSIVFSSSATVYGDPAFVPITEECPKGEITNPYGQTKGMLEQILTDLHRADPEWNVMLLRYFNPIGAHKSGRIGEDPKGIPNNLFPYITQVAVGKLVCLGVFGNDYDTPDGTCIRDYIHVVDLADGHVKALEKMSGEKGGVWIYNLGTGVGCSVLDVIQAFEEANGLKINYVFKERRAGDVPACYADPAKAEKELGWKAKYGIKEMCEDSWRWQKNNPNGYGE, from the coding sequence ATGGCGACTATTTTAGTTACAGGCGGGGCAGGTTACATCGGAAGCCACACCTGCGTGGAGCTTTTGAATGCAGGTTATGACGTGGTTGTAGTGGACAACTTATGCAACTCCTGCAGAGAGTCCTTAAGACGGGTAGAGGAGATCACTGGGAAGACAGTGACATTTTACGAGGTGGACTTACTGGATGAGCCGGCGCTTGAGCGGGTTTTTGACAATGAGAAGATCGATGCAGTGATCCATTTTGCCGGTCTGAAGGCAGTGGGTGAATCTGTGTACAAGCCCCTTGAGTATTACCACAACAATATTACCGGCACCCTGATCCTCTGTGACGTGATGAGACGCCATGGTGTAAAGAGTATCGTGTTCAGTTCCTCTGCAACCGTCTATGGCGATCCGGCATTCGTACCGATCACTGAGGAGTGCCCGAAGGGAGAGATCACCAATCCCTATGGCCAGACCAAGGGTATGTTAGAGCAGATCCTGACCGATCTGCACAGAGCGGACCCGGAGTGGAACGTGATGCTGCTTCGCTATTTCAACCCGATCGGCGCCCACAAGTCCGGCAGGATCGGAGAGGACCCGAAGGGGATACCCAACAACTTATTCCCGTACATCACCCAGGTGGCGGTAGGCAAGCTGGTGTGCCTGGGCGTATTCGGCAACGATTATGATACACCGGACGGCACCTGTATCCGCGACTATATCCATGTGGTAGACTTGGCGGACGGTCATGTAAAGGCGCTCGAGAAGATGAGCGGTGAGAAAGGCGGAGTATGGATCTATAACCTTGGCACCGGCGTGGGCTGCAGTGTGCTGGATGTGATCCAGGCATTTGAGGAGGCCAACGGCTTAAAGATCAATTATGTCTTTAAGGAGCGCCGCGCAGGAGACGTGCCGGCCTGCTATGCTGACCCTGCTAAGGCTGAGAAGGAGCTTGGCTGGAAGGCGAAGTACGGCATCAAGGAGATGTGTGAGGACTCCTGGAGATGGCAGAAGAATAATCCCAACGGGTATGGGGAGTAA
- a CDS encoding GGDEF domain-containing protein, producing the protein MLEHLQAFVDIYQFKRMGVIYADGTVCTTDGYVQDMSYRDYFQKGMQGKADVTDAMEEAISSEKELINVFSMPVYAQDKTTVDGVLFATYRTGRFQDLLNIESFDGNGYSFIVRSDGNMITNFEKSPMQDERNMFTALEEASEDNRSQVETLRQDMERGGQGIAQYWYGRGKYLYYKPLNLASGSQWYIITTVLEDVLMERLRPVMRTVDGLLAVMVGVVTASILSYVYLGHKKKKELLRIAYEDPLTGGDNFACFQEKMDAKKRSPGFLVSLDLAGFKIINNTCGVEKGDKVICQVWDILQKALLPSELAAHVNADCFVMFLEGSKKDALKLRLDQLAETITSLSTTLKIPKLVPVMGVYQSDNMTEIETCYGCANEAKHLIKDRRDKNCAFYDELDLQLLQVVRMVEDDFDEAVREERFEIWYQPKYSVEEGTAVGAEALVRWRKRDGGLISPGVFIPVLEKNGMILKLDDYVFRHVCAQVRKWESEGQRMLPVSVNISRVSLYYSGIVEQYCQVMESFGLKPDYIQLEITESAVVDNLEIAGLIRQFKEAGFKLLLDDFGNGYSSLATLNTMRFDTMKLDKSLIDYIGDANGEKLLQSIILLAQSLGLSITAEGVERKEQLDFLKSLKCDEIQGFYFSKPLPLPDYEKILDAG; encoded by the coding sequence ATGCTTGAGCATCTGCAGGCGTTTGTGGATATCTACCAGTTTAAGCGCATGGGGGTTATCTATGCGGACGGCACTGTGTGCACTACGGACGGATATGTGCAGGATATGTCCTACCGGGATTATTTCCAGAAGGGCATGCAGGGAAAAGCGGATGTGACGGATGCCATGGAGGAGGCTATCAGCAGTGAAAAAGAACTGATCAATGTTTTCAGCATGCCGGTTTATGCACAGGATAAAACGACGGTTGACGGCGTGTTGTTTGCTACATACCGGACAGGCCGGTTCCAGGATCTTTTGAATATAGAGTCTTTTGACGGGAATGGGTACAGCTTTATCGTGCGGAGCGACGGAAACATGATCACGAATTTTGAGAAATCTCCGATGCAGGATGAGCGGAACATGTTTACTGCCCTGGAAGAGGCGTCTGAGGACAATCGCAGCCAGGTGGAAACACTGCGGCAGGATATGGAGCGCGGAGGACAGGGGATTGCCCAATATTGGTATGGCAGGGGGAAATATCTTTATTACAAACCGCTCAATCTGGCAAGCGGCTCCCAATGGTATATCATAACCACGGTTTTGGAGGATGTGCTCATGGAGCGGCTCAGACCGGTCATGCGGACGGTGGATGGTCTGCTGGCGGTCATGGTAGGTGTGGTAACGGCAAGTATCCTGTCCTACGTTTATTTGGGCCATAAAAAGAAAAAGGAACTGCTGCGGATCGCGTATGAAGATCCCTTGACAGGCGGCGATAATTTTGCGTGTTTTCAGGAAAAGATGGACGCTAAAAAACGGAGTCCCGGATTTTTGGTATCCCTTGATCTGGCAGGGTTTAAGATCATCAACAATACCTGCGGTGTGGAAAAAGGCGATAAGGTCATCTGCCAGGTGTGGGACATCCTGCAAAAGGCTCTTCTTCCATCCGAGCTGGCGGCCCATGTCAATGCGGATTGTTTTGTCATGTTTTTAGAGGGAAGTAAAAAAGATGCCCTCAAGCTCCGGCTGGACCAGCTTGCAGAGACCATAACGTCATTGTCCACGACGCTGAAGATACCAAAGCTGGTTCCGGTGATGGGCGTATATCAGAGTGATAATATGACGGAGATTGAAACGTGCTACGGCTGTGCAAATGAGGCGAAGCATCTGATCAAGGACAGACGGGATAAGAACTGCGCATTCTATGATGAGCTGGATCTCCAGCTCTTACAGGTTGTGCGGATGGTGGAGGACGACTTTGATGAAGCGGTCAGGGAAGAGCGTTTTGAAATATGGTACCAGCCCAAATACAGTGTGGAGGAAGGGACGGCGGTTGGAGCTGAAGCGCTGGTCCGGTGGAGAAAACGGGACGGCGGTCTGATTTCGCCTGGCGTGTTTATACCTGTGCTCGAGAAAAATGGGATGATCCTGAAGCTGGATGACTATGTTTTCCGCCACGTCTGTGCACAGGTCAGAAAATGGGAATCTGAGGGGCAAAGGATGCTGCCGGTATCGGTCAATATCTCCCGGGTAAGCCTTTATTATTCGGGTATTGTGGAGCAGTACTGCCAGGTGATGGAGTCTTTTGGACTAAAGCCTGATTATATCCAGCTGGAGATCACGGAGAGTGCGGTAGTGGACAACCTGGAGATCGCGGGTCTGATCCGGCAGTTCAAAGAAGCAGGCTTTAAGCTTTTGCTGGATGACTTTGGGAATGGTTATTCATCTCTTGCCACGTTAAATACCATGCGGTTTGATACGATGAAGCTGGATAAGAGCCTGATCGATTACATCGGGGATGCAAACGGGGAAAAGCTTCTCCAGTCCATTATCCTTCTGGCCCAGAGCCTGGGGCTTTCTATTACGGCGGAAGGCGTGGAGAGAAAGGAACAGCTGGACTTTTTAAAGAGCTTAAAGTGCGACGAGATACAGGGTTTTTACTTTTCAAAGCCGCTTCCGCTCCCGGATTATGAAAAGATCCTGGACGCAGGATAA
- the sigK gene encoding RNA polymerase sporulation sigma factor SigK, translated as MKTFPKPLTPGEEKIYLERCKEGDQEARNVLIERNMRLVAHVAKKYQNTDYDMEDLLSVGTIGLIKAVGTFHADRGSRLATYAAKCIENEILMLLRASKKYTREVSLFEPIGVDKDGESVSLVDVIEMENREVLEDLILSQDIRELYEAYEACLKEQEKIVIGMRYGLFGKIPRTQREIAAQLGISRSYVSRIEKKALGKLRQGLEN; from the coding sequence TTGAAGACATTTCCAAAGCCTTTAACACCAGGAGAGGAAAAAATCTATCTGGAGCGCTGCAAAGAGGGTGACCAGGAAGCTCGTAATGTGCTGATAGAACGGAATATGAGACTGGTGGCTCATGTGGCGAAAAAGTATCAGAACACGGATTACGATATGGAGGATCTGCTGTCGGTGGGGACCATTGGCCTGATCAAGGCGGTAGGCACCTTCCATGCGGACCGCGGCTCCCGGCTCGCCACCTATGCGGCCAAATGTATCGAGAATGAGATCCTCATGCTGCTGCGCGCCAGTAAAAAATATACTCGTGAAGTTTCGCTTTTTGAGCCCATCGGGGTAGACAAGGACGGGGAGTCGGTCAGCCTTGTGGATGTCATTGAGATGGAGAACCGCGAGGTCCTGGAGGACCTGATCTTGAGCCAGGATATCCGTGAGCTTTACGAAGCCTATGAAGCCTGTTTGAAGGAACAGGAAAAAATCGTGATCGGTATGCGTTATGGTCTTTTCGGCAAGATCCCCCGCACGCAGCGGGAGATCGCCGCCCAGCTTGGTATCTCAAGGTCTTATGTATCCCGGATTGAAAAGAAAGCCCTCGGCAAATTGAGGCAGGGGCTGGAAAATTAG
- a CDS encoding protease modulator HflC encodes MKKAGRFLSGFGGLAAVAAVLLLGASLVVTYPDEYKLIRQFGEIVRVEDTPGVSFKVPFIQTSASIPKALQIYDIPKSDVITRDKKSMIADAFVLWRISDPVLFTRHLNGQVAQAQSRISASVFSSMKSVISNMDQAEIIENRDGKLALDISGNIGESLDGYGIHVLAVETKSLDMPDDNKQAVYDRMISERNNIAASFTAQGNSSAQKIKNDTTKEVSVMKSKAQADAEKTKAEGEAQYMQILSNAYNDTSKADFYNFVRSLDAAKAALKSGNNTLILDKSSPMVQVFYGY; translated from the coding sequence GTGAAGAAGGCAGGCAGGTTTTTAAGCGGGTTCGGCGGGCTGGCGGCAGTAGCGGCGGTTTTGCTTCTTGGCGCTTCGCTGGTGGTCACTTACCCGGATGAATATAAACTGATCCGCCAGTTCGGCGAGATCGTCAGAGTAGAGGATACCCCGGGCGTGTCCTTCAAGGTACCGTTTATCCAGACGAGCGCGTCCATTCCAAAGGCGCTGCAGATCTACGATATCCCGAAATCAGATGTGATCACCCGGGATAAGAAGAGCATGATCGCCGACGCCTTTGTCCTCTGGCGGATTTCAGACCCGGTGCTGTTCACAAGACATTTGAACGGACAGGTGGCGCAGGCACAGTCGCGTATCTCCGCGTCGGTGTTCTCCTCCATGAAGTCCGTGATCTCCAATATGGACCAGGCTGAGATCATCGAGAACCGGGACGGCAAGCTGGCGCTCGATATCAGCGGCAATATCGGTGAATCTCTGGACGGTTACGGCATCCATGTGCTGGCGGTGGAGACCAAGTCCTTAGATATGCCGGACGATAACAAGCAGGCGGTCTACGACCGCATGATCTCAGAGCGGAACAACATTGCGGCGTCCTTTACGGCGCAGGGCAATTCCTCCGCCCAGAAGATCAAGAACGACACCACCAAGGAAGTGTCGGTGATGAAGTCCAAGGCCCAGGCAGATGCGGAGAAGACTAAGGCGGAGGGCGAGGCCCAGTATATGCAGATCCTCTCCAATGCCTACAACGACACCAGCAAGGCGGATTTTTATAATTTCGTCCGTTCCCTGGATGCGGCGAAGGCAGCTTTAAAGAGCGGCAATAACACACTGATCCTGGATAAGAGCTCGCCGATGGTACAGGTTTTCTATGGATATTGA